The Papaver somniferum cultivar HN1 chromosome 3, ASM357369v1, whole genome shotgun sequence genome includes a region encoding these proteins:
- the LOC113358574 gene encoding general transcription factor 3C polypeptide 5-like has product MLHHSIFLLIRLQGFKPCACPDSFSVIRISSEVLLPLPQEMGLIKDGAISGILPDSEGFVVHYPGYPSSIPRAVETLGGTEGILKARSSKSNSLELHFRPEDPCSHPAFAELGPCCNLLLKISKRKTSGTLIDSENPSKSSTTKVANLETVACNSENAEISQEGDLGNTASVGNTSQSDELEVHTDLFADIVARVSEAYHFKGMVDYQHVLAVHAEVSRRKKRQWADVEPKFEKGGLMDIDQEGLMMLVPPLFSPKDEPGDLVLKSLTALTSKKKLEAVVQQRWEMEIEPCLAIDFNIEEIPKKFKWEEYVQQGSTQWEGLMAVSKLFEERPIWPRRSLTERLLDDNLKLGYHLLKRLLFKTAYYFSTGPFRRFWIRKGYDPRKDPESRIYQSIDFRLPPSIRNSADANTSTEKWRDLCAFRAFPWKSQTALQLCELDDDYIQQEIKKPLEQTTCSCSTGWFPSHVISTLRKRVAVRFLSVYPKPGGEYLWKSANERFEKSKRAHVLRKEPRPDEEQHANRDSSTEEPSRDAPTGGTELNFANDNDEPDEDEDEENYGDGEIEEEEEEEEEFEEYASLHLDGADDDFSLQSSYPIGENISKNYLQELFGGFPSSGVAGSNLQDGDISDYQILGDISDDNDNYSDGDN; this is encoded by the exons ATGCTCCATCACTCCATTTTTCTCTTGATTAGACTCCAGGGGTTTAAACCTTGTGCCTGCCCTGATTCCTTCTCTGTGATACGAATCTCAAGTGAAGTGCTTCTTCCTCTGCCCCAAG AAATGGGACTTATAAAAGATGGAGCTATATCTGGGATTTTACCAGATAGCGAGGGGTTTGTGGTGCATTATCCAGGTTATCCATCTTCAATTCCTCGGGCGGTTGAAACTCTCGGGGGAACTGAAGGAATTCTGAAG GCACGCAGCTCGAAGTCGAATTCTTTGGAGCTTCATTTCCGCCCTGAAGATCCATGCTCACATCCTGCATTTGCGGAGCTAGGCCCATGCTGTAATTTGTTGCTCAAAATATCGAAAAGGAAAACCTCTGGTACGCTTATAGATTCTGAAAACCCGTCAAAAAGTTCAACAACGAAAGTAGCAAACTTAGAGACGGTTGCTTGCAATTCCGAGAATGCGGAAATATCCCAAGAAGGTGATCTTGGCAACACTGCGTCAGTTGGAAATACAAGTCAATCAGATGAATTAGAAGTTCACACAGACCTATTTGCAGATATTGTTGCTCGAGTGTCCGAAGCTTATCACTTTAAAG GAATGGTGGACTACCAACATGTTCTCGCTGTTCATGCGGAAGTTTcaagaagaaagaagaggcaGTGGGCAGATGTAGAACCAAAATTTG AGAAGGGTGGTCTTATGGACATAGATCAGGAGGGTTTGATGATGCTGGTACCTCCACTTTTCTCACCCAAGGATGAACCAGGGGACTTAGT GTTGAAATCTTTAACAGCATTAACATCAAAAAAGAAACTAGAGGCAGTAGTACAACAGCGCTGGGAG ATGGAAATTGAGCCATGCCTTGCAATCGATTTTAACATTGAAG AGATTCCTAAGAAGTTCAAGTGGGAGGAATATGTTCAACAAGGTTCAACCCAATGGGAAGGGTTGATGGCTGTATCTAAACTATTCGAAGAGCGTCCTATATGGCCCAGGCGTTCACTGACTGAACGTCTGCTTGATGACAATCTAAAGCTGGGATATCATCTGCTTAAAAG ACTTCTTTTTAAAACTGCATATTACTTTTCAACTGGACCTTTCCGTCGATTTTGGATTAGAAAGGGATATGATCCTCGGAAAGACCCTGAGTCACGGAT ATATCAGAGCATTGATTTTCGACTGCCTCCTTCGATACGAAATTCCGCTGATGCCAATACAAGCACTGA GAAATGGAGGGATCTATGTGCATTTCGAGCTTTCCCCTGGAAAAGTCAAACTGCACTGCAGCTTTGCGAACTTGACGATGATTACAttcaacaagagattaagaagcCTCTTGAACAAACAACTTGCTCA TGCTCAACAGGATGGTTCCCTTCACATGTCATTAGTACCTTGAGAAAACGTGTTGCTGTGAGGTTCTTATCAGTATATCCTAAGCCGGGTGGAGAATACTTGTGGAAATCAGCAAACGAGCGCTTTGAGAAGTCTAAGAGGGCGCATGTTCTTAGAAAAGAGCCCAGACCTGATGAGGAGCAACATGCCAACAGAG ATTCGAGCACTGAAGAACCATCTAGGGATGCACCAACGGGTGGTACTGAATTGAATTTTGCCAACGATAATGATGAACctgatgaggatgaggatgaggagAATTATGGGGACGGTGAgattgaagaagaggaagaggaagaggaggaatTTGAGGAATATGCATCACTTCATTTG GACGGTGCTGATGATGATTTCTCTTTACAATCATCCT